The following DNA comes from Candidatus Poribacteria bacterium.
GGATATCCGCAGGTGAACGAATTGTCCCGGCCTGAGAGAGGATGATATCTTCTGTGAGCGTAATCTCATCCTGAAATGATAGGAGGATATAGGCTCGTTCCCGATGAGTGTCAGTTTTTCGAGGTATTTCATATCATCCGTATCTTTCAAGATATGGCGTGAGGAACTCCTTTGCCTTTGCCGTCACCTCCCAGGCCTGAGGCCAGAAACAGAGATCTATCGTCCACCATTCACCTTTATATCCGGCATCCTCTATGATGGCCGGGATAACCTCGTCGAAGTTTATAAGCCCTTCACCGAAGGGCCTATGGGTGCTGGTCTCGTTATCGTGTAGCGTGCCATCGGAGTCGATCAGGTGTATATGTCCTATCTTCCCTTTGAGCATCCTGGCGAACTCCACCACGCCTCCTTTGAGCGTTTCCTTCGGCTCCGGCTGTCTGGCGCCAATCACGGCACACATGTAAGCATGACATGTATCAAATAGAACGGAGAAGTTCGGATGATTGACGTCCTCCACCATCTGCAAGACCTCGGAGGGCTTGTTGAACATGAATCCGGGTTCGAACTCCCAAACGACCTTGACGCCGAACTTCCGGGCGATCTCGGAGCATTCACGCCATTGCTCGACGATCCTATTCCATGCTGTTTTCCTGTCGACGCCCGGTATCTCGGCATCGGGTGGGCTGACCGTATCGACGCGGATGGCAGGCGCACCGAGGTCAAGGCATAGCTGAAGGTTCTTCTTGAACAGTTTGATATAAGCCTCGTCCTCCAGCGCCTCGTCTGTCGCGGGCGGTGGTCCTGACCAGAAATCGGCGGCCAAACCTGATACACCCAATCCGTTGACCTTTATCATGGCCTTTATGGCATCCCTTTCGGCCTTCATCGGATAATCATCCGGATGAAGGTGGGGTTTAAACCCTCCTATCTCAACCCCGTCGAATCTCAACTCGCCGAGCCGCTTGACGACGACATCAAACGGGATAGGGTTTTTCTCATAAGGCCCAAACGCGTAGGCCCAGCTTCCTATCGACAGTTTCGCCATCTTTCCAACTCCCTGATCATCCGGAATTCGGCTCTATTATAT
Coding sequences within:
- a CDS encoding sugar phosphate isomerase/epimerase gives rise to the protein MAKLSIGSWAYAFGPYEKNPIPFDVVVKRLGELRFDGVEIGGFKPHLHPDDYPMKAERDAIKAMIKVNGLGVSGLAADFWSGPPPATDEALEDEAYIKLFKKNLQLCLDLGAPAIRVDTVSPPDAEIPGVDRKTAWNRIVEQWRECSEIARKFGVKVVWEFEPGFMFNKPSEVLQMVEDVNHPNFSVLFDTCHAYMCAVIGARQPEPKETLKGGVVEFARMLKGKIGHIHLIDSDGTLHDNETSTHRPFGEGLINFDEVIPAIIEDAGYKGEWWTIDLCFWPQAWEVTAKAKEFLTPYLERYG